A genomic region of Papaver somniferum cultivar HN1 chromosome 7, ASM357369v1, whole genome shotgun sequence contains the following coding sequences:
- the LOC113297892 gene encoding calcineurin subunit B-like, translated as MGNTSSMLTQYDIEEVQEHCNNTFSQQEIVSLYQRFCQLDRSGGGFISADEFLSVPEFAVNPLSQRLLRMIDGLNFKEFVAFLSAFSSRATPDQKIEFIFKVYDLDCNGKVTFNDIMDMLRDLTGTYISEQQRQQVLTHVLEEAGYTKDSLFVLADFVKILGSSGLKMEVEVPVD; from the exons ATGGGGAATACTTCATCAATGTTAACACAGTACGACATTGAAGAAGTTCAAGAACACTGTAACAACACTT TTTCACAACAAGAGATTGTTTCCTTATACCAAAGATTCTGTCAGTTAGATCGAAGTGGTGGAGGATTTATTTCTGCAGATGAGTTCTTGTCTGTACCTGAATTTGCTGTTAATCCTCTTTCTCAG AGATTGTTAAGGATGATTGATGGTTTGAATTTCAAAGAGTTTGTAGCTTTCTTGTCGGCTTTTAGTTCTCGTGCCACTCCTGATCAGAAAATTGAGT TCATCTTCAAGGTATATGATTTGGACTGCAATGGGAAGGTTACCTTCAATGATATAATGGATATGTTGCGTGATTTAACTGGAACATATATCTCTGAGCAGCAAAGGCAG CAAGTTCTGACCCATGTCCTTGAAGAAGCAGGCTACACAAAGGATTCTTTATTTGTTTTAGCAGATTTTGTGAAG ATTCTGGGTAGCTCTGGCTTAAAAATGGAGGTTGAAGTTCCAGTTGATTAG